A stretch of DNA from Hoeflea ulvae:
GACTTGTAGACGATGTGACGCAAATCATTGAGCCGGCCCGGCGTTGCCGGCTTGCCGCCGGTCAGCCATTTCTCGCGGCTCTGGCCGCCCTTCCAGGCCTTGGTGGTAAAGCCCAGCAGCTCCACCTTGACGCCGCAACGTTCCAGCGTGCGCGCGAGGATGTCGGCGCAGGTGGCAGCCACGGTGATCGGCCGGCCCCGCATCGAGCCGGAATTGTCGATCAGCAGCGTCACCACGGTGTCGCGGAAATTGGTGTCGCGTTCCATCTTGAACGACAGCGGCTGCATCGGGTCGATGATCATCCGGGTCAGCCGCGCGCTGTCGAGATAGCCTTCCTCGAGATCGAAATCCCAGGCCCGGTTCTGCTGCGCCATCAGCCGGCGCTGCAGCCGGTTGGCCAGCCGTCCGACCACGCCCTGCAGATGCGCCAGTTGCTTGTCGAGAAAGGCGCGCAGCCGCTCGAGCTCGGCTTCCTCGCACAGTTCCTCGGCCGAGATTTCCTCGTCAAACTCGGTGGTGAACACCTTGTAGTCGATCTTGGTGTTGAGATCCTCGAAGGGATCGTTCGACTTGCGGGTTTCGCCCGGCGTGTCGGCATCCTCGTCGCTGTCGTCGATGGTGTCGTCGTCGCCGGCTTCGGCGCCGTCCATCTCGCCGGTGTCCATCTGCTCGTCAGAGGCTTCGTTCTCGTCGGCCGGGGCTGCGTCGGAACCTGCATCCTCCTGGGATGACTGCTCGTTCTCTTCCTGGCTGCGCGGCTGATCCTCGTCGGACACCTCGTCCTGGTCTTCCTGCTCGCTGTCGTCGTCGCCGTAATCCTCGGCCATCTCCATGGCCGACAGCATTTCCCGCACCACGCGGGCAAAGGCCTGCTGGTCCTCGACCGAACCCTCGAGCGTGTCGAGTACCGTGCCGGCCTTGCCCTCGATGAAATCGCGCCACAGCTCGACAACCTGTCCGGACGATTGCGGCGGCGCCCGGCCTGTCAGCTTTTCGCGCACCATCAGCGCCACGGCTTCTTCAAGCGGCGCATCCTCCCGACTGACGATGCCGCTGTAATTGGCCCGCTGGTACTTGTCGTCCAGCATCGAGGCGAGATTGTCGCCGACGCCGGTCATCCGCCGCGCACCGATGGCCTCGACCCGGGCCTGCTCGACGGCGTCATAGACGGCGCGGGCATCCGGGCCTTCCGGTGCCATGCGGGCATGGACTGCATCATCGTGGCAGGCCTTGCGCAATGCCATCGAATCGCCAAGACCGCGGGTGACGGCAAAGTCATTGCGGGTCGGCCGCTTGGGCAGGTCGGGAAGCCGGACCCGGTCCGCGGACATGCCCGGCTTGTCATTGCCGAAGGTGACCTCGAGCTCGTGGTCACCGGCAATCGCGCGGACACATCCCGTCAGCGCCCGGCGGAACGGCTCGGCGTCTACGGTGCCATTTGGCTTTGGTCGAGTGTTGTCGCCGCGTCCGGCCATGGCAGGATCCGTCAGGCGCTGGCGCTGAGAACGATATTGGCAGCGCTTTCCTTCAACTCGACGCCGAACGCCCGTTGATAGTGTTCAGCCACCAGCGCGCGTTCCAGCTCGTCGCACTTGTTGAGGAAGGTCAGACGGAAGGCGAAGGCCACGTCCCCGAAGATCTCGGCGTTTTCCGCCCAGGTAATCACGGTCCGCGGGCTCATCACCGTCGACAGATCGCCATTGATGAAGGAGGACCGGGTCATGTCGGCCACCCGCACCATGCGCGAGATCGTGTCGCGACCGTCGCCCTTGGCGAATTCCTTGACCTTGGAGGCGACGATGTCGACCTCCTGGTCATGCGGCAGATAGTTCAGCGTGGTCACGATCGACCAGCGGTCCATCTGCGCCTGGTTGATCTGCTGGGTGCCGTGATAGAGTCCGGTGGTGTCGCCCAGGCCAACGGTGTTGGCGGTGGCGAACAGGCGGAATGCCGGGTGTGGCCGGATGACGCGGCTCTGGTCGAGCAATGTCAGGCGGCCCGAGGATTCCAGCACCCGCTGGATCACGAACATCACGTCCGGGCGGCCGGCGTCATATTCGTCAAACACCAGCGCGACATTGTGCTGATAGGCCCAGGGCAGGATCCCGTCCTTGAATTCGGTGATCTGCAGCCCGTCGCGCACCACGATGGCGTCCTTGCCGACGAGATCGATGCGGCTGACATGGCTGTCGAGATTGACGCGCACGCAGGGCCAGTTGAGCCGGGCGGCAACCTGTTCGATATGGGTCGACTTGCCGGTGCCGTGATAGCCGGAGACCATCACCCGGCGGTTGTGGGCAAAGCCTGCGAGAATGGCGAGCGTGGTGTCGCGGTCAAACAGGTAATCCGGATCCAGGTCAGGCACATAGGAGTCGCGCTCCTTGTAGGCCGGGACAGAGATGTCCGAATCAATGCCAAACACCTCACGCACATTGACGGTGGTGTCGGGCAGGTTGGTTATGTCGAGGTCGATCTTGCTCATCATGTCTCCAAGGCCTGGCTTTCAAGCTCGCTGGCCGTCTCTCCTGTCCGATCCTGCTTAGACTGTTCGCTTAGCAGAAACCAGACTGCTTTAACAATTGGTAGGCCTGGATGACGGCCCGGAATCTGTCCTCC
This window harbors:
- the cobT gene encoding cobaltochelatase subunit CobT, which produces MAGRGDNTRPKPNGTVDAEPFRRALTGCVRAIAGDHELEVTFGNDKPGMSADRVRLPDLPKRPTRNDFAVTRGLGDSMALRKACHDDAVHARMAPEGPDARAVYDAVEQARVEAIGARRMTGVGDNLASMLDDKYQRANYSGIVSREDAPLEEAVALMVREKLTGRAPPQSSGQVVELWRDFIEGKAGTVLDTLEGSVEDQQAFARVVREMLSAMEMAEDYGDDDSEQEDQDEVSDEDQPRSQEENEQSSQEDAGSDAAPADENEASDEQMDTGEMDGAEAGDDDTIDDSDEDADTPGETRKSNDPFEDLNTKIDYKVFTTEFDEEISAEELCEEAELERLRAFLDKQLAHLQGVVGRLANRLQRRLMAQQNRAWDFDLEEGYLDSARLTRMIIDPMQPLSFKMERDTNFRDTVVTLLIDNSGSMRGRPITVAATCADILARTLERCGVKVELLGFTTKAWKGGQSREKWLTGGKPATPGRLNDLRHIVYKSADAPWRRARRNLGLMMREGLLKENIDGEALIWAHSRLTKRPEQRKILMMISDGAPVDDSTLSVNPGNYLERHLRAVIEEIETRSSVELLAIGIGHDVTRYYRRAVTIVDAEELAGAMTEQLAALFADEGGDPKARGGRKRA
- the cobS gene encoding cobaltochelatase subunit CobS codes for the protein MSKIDLDITNLPDTTVNVREVFGIDSDISVPAYKERDSYVPDLDPDYLFDRDTTLAILAGFAHNRRVMVSGYHGTGKSTHIEQVAARLNWPCVRVNLDSHVSRIDLVGKDAIVVRDGLQITEFKDGILPWAYQHNVALVFDEYDAGRPDVMFVIQRVLESSGRLTLLDQSRVIRPHPAFRLFATANTVGLGDTTGLYHGTQQINQAQMDRWSIVTTLNYLPHDQEVDIVASKVKEFAKGDGRDTISRMVRVADMTRSSFINGDLSTVMSPRTVITWAENAEIFGDVAFAFRLTFLNKCDELERALVAEHYQRAFGVELKESAANIVLSASA